The Phycisphaeraceae bacterium genome segment TCGAATGATCGAGCCGGGGGTCGAACCCGGGACCTACCGCTTAAAAGGCGGTTGCTCTACCGACTGAGCTACTCGATCGGATGCGCCCAGCCAGCACATCGCACAGGTCCACGATGCGCCGCCGGACTGATTGAATGCCAGTGACAACGGTAGGCAGCCATGCCGAGACGGCCAACATCGAGAAGGCATCGAGGGATCAAGGCATCGAGGGGTTGCGGGATCGACACGGCAAGCCAGCGTGGAAGACCTCGTCGGTCAGGGTGGAGCGCCGAGTCGCCGCACTCGATCACCGCGCAGAATCCGCGCATCGCGCGCGATTCGCGGACTTTCGCTGACCCCGCCCCTCGGAACGTCCGATGTCCGATACAACAGGGGCGAATCGAGCGATCGGCGACTCAAGGGGGGTCTGAAAGTCGTCCGATAAGGGATCACGCGATGGAGTCGCACGACGCATCGCAGCCCGCATCGACCGATCGTCGTCGCGGGAGGAGCCAGGGATTGCCACGAACGAACACGACCATCGCGTCCACAGTCATCATCGGGGCCTTCGCCCTTGTTGGATGCCACGGCGCGCCCAGAGCGACAACGGCTGATCCTGTCGCGTCACCCGCTCCCCCGCCTCACCCAGCCCATGACCGGCGCGTCGCCTTCGCGCCGGGTACGCAATCCGACGGTCCGTCCGCTCCGCGAAGCGCGGCGTTCAGCGTTTACGGCGAACGAACCTTCCAGCCGGACGGCGCCATCGGGTTCGGCGACGGCTCATCCAACGTCTCGCAGGTCACCGGCGCCACCGATGGACACGCCTTCGACCCCGCGGTGGACCCCACCGGCAAGTGGCTGGCCTTCGCCTCCACGCAGCATCGGCGCACATCGGACATCTACCTTCAGCCCATCGGCGGCAGCACGCTCACGCAGCTGACCAACGACCCCGCCGAGGACATGATGCCATGCTTCAGCCCCGATGGGAAGTGGGTGGCCTTCACCTCCAACCGCGCGGGCAACTTTGACATCTACATCGTTCCCGTCACCGGCGGGCAGCCGCGGGTCATCACCGACGACCCGGCGGATGAAGTCCACCCCTCGTGGTCGCCGGACGGCAAGCGTCTGGTCTTTTCACGCTTCGCCGACCAGAGCCAGCGGTGGGAGCTGTGGACCGTGGAAGTCGCCAACCCCGGCGTCCGGTCTTTCCTCGACTACGGCTTTCTGCCGGAATGGTCGCCCGATCCGGCGGTCAACAAGATCGTCTTCCAGCGGGCGCGGGAGCGAGGCAGCCGGCTGCACAGCATCTGGACCATCGACGTGATTGACGGCCAGGGGCGCAACCCCACCGAGATCATCTCCGCCGCCAACGCCGCCTTGGTCAACCCCACGTGGTCGGCGGACGGTCGGCGCATCGTCTTTGCCGCGGTGATCGACCCGCGTCAGGAGGCATCGAGCCCTCCGGCCCAGTCGGAACTGTGGCTGGTGAATCTCGACGGCACGGGACGCACCGCGCTGACGCGAGGCGAATCCGCGGACTTTCAGCCCGTGTGGGGACCGGACGGGCGGGTGTACTTCGTCTCCAACCGGAGCGGCAACGACAACATCTGGGCGGTGTCCACCCGGACCGCCGTGGCGGGCTCCCCACCGTCGCGTGAGTCGGTGGCGACCGTCCCCACGAACGAGTGATCAACGCGCGGCACGAGGCCGCGCCTTTCAAGGGACGGGTGGAACCCGTCGGCAAGGCAGGACGCCATGACAAGTGGAAAGGCCATGCGCGCCGGTTCGCGTTTCCCCGGCATCCTCGCGGTGCTGGCGGTCATCGTGCTTCCGGCGCTGGGCGGCTGCGGCGGACCAACGCTCACCGATCCGGCGACTCTTCACTCGCCGGCGCCGTACGAGCGGATTCTCGCCGTCGCCCCCTTCCTCAACGAATCGGGCGTCTCGCGGCTCGACGAAGCCCACGTCGCCGACCTCTTCGCGCAGGAGGCGGAGCAGGTCCGCGGCATCCGCACGATCCCCGTCAACCGGGTGATCGCGGCGATGCAGGCGCTTCAGATCGACGCCGTCACCACCGAGCACCAGGCCCGGTCGCTCATGCACCTGCTCAACGTCGATGGGCTGGTGGTCGGCACGATCGTCACCTACGACGCCCACCCTCCGCTTCGGCTGGGAATGGCGGTCGAACTGGTGACTCGGGACCGCGCCAGCGCCGGCACGCTGGACCTGCGCCAGAGCGTCCGTTCGCCCGCCGGCGAACCGACCACGCCCACGGAGCGGGGCGTCGCCAAGGTGCGGACCTCCGGGCTGTTCGAGGCATCCAACCACGAGACGAGACGGCAGCTGGAGCAATACGCCGCCGGGCGCAGCGTTCCTGACAGCGCCTACGGCGGGCGCATCTACGAGGTCAGCATGGCCCAGTACACACGGTTCGTCAGCCATCGGCTGCTCGGCGATTTGTTCGCCCAGGAGCAGCGACGGATGGACCTGGCGGCCGCGGAACGAACCACCTCCCGCTGAGGGCGCCAGCCCTCGGCGGGAAACCGACGAGGAGCACGGATGCCCCTGACCACGACCGAGCATGACCCGAAGACGCCTGACCGGGGTTCGCCCCCGACGGTCGGCTTCGCGCCGCGCCCGGCCTGACGCAAGACGAGAGAGACACGGCAGGACCCTTTCCATGAAGACCCCCATGCGCCACGACCAGACCTCGCAGCCGCTTCCCATCGTGCAGGCCTTTCTTGACTACCTGCTTCATGAGCGCCACTTCAGCGCCTACACCGCCCGCTGCTACGGCGTGGACCTGCGCCAGTACGTGGATTATCTCGCCGCGGATCAGAAACTCGAAATCGTCCCCGAGCGCGAGCAGTACGCCATGACGTACTTCTCCACCCCGCAGCGCAACGGAGCGGCGACGAACGGCGCCAACCCCAACGTGGTGCATACGGTGGAGCCGGCCAGCATCACCCGCTGCATGCTGCGCAACGATGTCAACGGCATCCGCAACTTCCTGGCCTTCCTGGCCGAGCAGAACTACTCCCCCGCCACCATGGCGCGGAAGATCGCCACCCTGCGGTCGTTCTACAAGTGGATGCTCCGTCGTGGGCTGGTGGAAGCCAACCCCATGCTCCTCATCCGGACGCCCAAGCAGCCCAAGCGTCTGCCCAAGGCCATCGGCGTGGAGCAGATCGAGCGCCTGCTCGCCGCCCCGGATGACGGCTCGCTGCTGGGCGCCCGCGACCGCGCCATCCTCGAGACGCTCTACTCCACGGGCATCCGCGTGAGCGAGTTGGTCGGCATCAACCGCGCCGATCTCGATGAGGCCGGCGAGGCCATCATCATCCGCGGCAAGGGCAAGCGTGAGCGCATCGTGCCGCTCGGTTCGCACGCGCTGACCGCCATCACCCATTACCGCACCATGCTCGATGGCGACATGCTCAAGGCCGGGCTGGTTCCATCGCCGACATCGCCCTTGTTCATCAACAAGCACGGCGGTCGCCTGAGCACCCGCTCCGTCCGCCGCAAAGTCACCAAGTACCTCGCCGAGGCGGGTATCGACACCCACATCAGCCCCCACACGCTGCGCCACTCCTTCGCCACCCACCTGCTGGACAACGGGGCCGACCTGCGAAGCGTGCAGGAACTGCTGGGCCACCAGTCGCTGAGCACCACCCAGGTGTACACCCACCTGTCCACGCGACGGCTTCGCGACGCCTATCTGGACGCCCATCCGCGCGCGACGGGGTGAGGCGGGGGTTTATTGGCGTTCGGCTGTCGGCTGCCTTGTGCCACGGCTCCTAGAGCCGTGCGAGCGGCCCGTGATGACCGATCGCGCCTTGCCACCGCGTGGGGGCGACTACCTCACGATTCTCTTCTCTTCCAGATGACCCCGCACCTCTCCCTCGCGCTCGCACGGCCGCCACGGCCGTGGCACACGCCCACTCGTGGGACTGTCACCAACGGGTTCTGCCCGGCAAGTCGATCTTGCCCAGTTTCACACAAACTTGCAAAATCCGGACTTGTGGGTTGGTTGATTCTGCGGTACCTTTACCGGGGTCTGCTGGGTGCTGCGCGCCCGGAGCACCGACATCACGAGTTCGTACCGCCGCGCGGGGGGCCGTGCTGAGGTTGTTCATTCCACAGATCAGAGGACGAGACCACCATGAAGGGACGCATCTTTCTGTCGGCCTTCGGCATCGCCGGCTCGGCGATCGTCGTGGGCCAGCTGACCGCCACGCCCGGCGCGACCGCCTTCGAGGAGATGGAGGCGACCGCGGAGAACCTCCTCGCCAACCGCTACGACATCACGCCTTGCATCATCAACGATCTTCGTCAGTTCGGCAAGATCGGCACGTTCCCGCATGGAACCGTCGGCCTCGGTTTCGCCACCACCGGGCACAACGTCAATCACGGCGCGGACTCGCGCAAGATTCCGTGGTATCAGTCCACTGGCAACCTCAACCCCGGTCAGGGCGGCGTCGATCACCCCATGATCGGCCAGAACATGTACCGCATCAACGCGGACGGACGCATCGAACAGATCGGCCTGGCGTGGCTGAAGCACGCCTGGTTCGCCGTGCAGGGCACGTCCTGCGGATCATGCAACGCCCACAGCAACGGCCAGCAACTGGGCGTGGGCTGCGCTGATCCGTACTCGTCCGGCAACAACTCCGAGCAGCGATGGCTTGGTCCGCGCTGGGAAGTGAAGCCCAACGCCAACATCTGGATGGATGGACAGTCCTTCGCCGGCAGCCACTTCGCCCGCAACAGCGGCGGCGGCGACAGCGGGTCGCACAACGCCGTGGAGCACCGGCTGCGCGTGCGCATGAGCGACCTCGTCACGCCCAACGCCACGTACTACATCGAGGGCGCCTACTGGCTCACCAAGGATCTGAACAAGGCGGAATGGGCCGATCTGCATGAGACGCCCGCCGACATGTTCAACAACGCCACCCACCGGCGCGTCACGCCGAACCACAGCGGCAACGGAGACTTCACCTTCAGCATCCAAGGCAACACCATCAACGGCCCCCTCATGTGGCAGTGGGGCCAGGTCAAGTCCGCCGCCACCACCGCGGACGTGGATCAGGGCGTGGTCTACGTCTCCTCGCGCTCCGTGGATCTGGGCGGCGGGCTGCACCGCTACGAGTACGCGGTGTACAACCTCTCCTTCGACCGCGAGATCACCGGGCTGCGCATCCCCGTGGGCGACGCCCAGTTGACTGACTTCGGCTTCCACTGCCCGCTGGACGGCTACTGGACCACCGAGACCAACTTCGTCAATGAATCGCCCTACGACTATGGCGCGTGGGTGCCCACGGTGAAGAGCGGCGTGCTCTCGTTCGACGCGCCGGAGCCGCAGGGTCAACTCCTCAAGAACACCCATCGCTACGGCTCGCTGTACACCTTCTGGTTCACCGCGAATGCGGCACCCGACTCCAATGCGGGCACGATGACCATTGTGCCTCACGTCGCGGGCAGCCCCAGCACCTTCACCGCCAGTGCCGTGGTGCCGGGCAGCGGGCCTGATCTGGCGGTGTTGACCAGCATGAACAACACCCGGGGCACGATCATCGGCGGCAACCTGCAGTCACTGGTCGAGTCGGACGAGGACAAGCTCCGGGTTCGCTCGGGCTTCGGACAGACCTTCACCGACCTGCACTCCACGCTGCTGCAGGTGGATGGCAACACCACCGTGCAGTCGCCCGTGACGCTCAACGTGCGCATCGAGGGCAACCTCGTCAACGCCAACGGCACGCTGACGCTTCGTCTGCGCGACTGGGGCGGCTCAACCAACGTGATGGTCGGACAGCAGGCGATCGGCAACACCGAGACGGTCCTGTCCTTCGAGGGACTGGACGCCTCCAAGTTCGTCAGCGGCAACGGCGACATCCGCCTCATCATCCGCACCGTGGTGGTGGTGCCGGTCTTCGCCTACCAGTACACCAATGAGTTCGACCAGGTGAAGATCGAGGTCATCAAGTAAACGACCCGGCCAGTGGACGGTGCTCATCGAACCCCTCGGGGCGGGCCACCACGGCCCGCCCCGTTTCATTCCTGGCGGAGGGTCATCCGCAGCCGCTGCGTCGTGTCGTCACGGCGGGCGTCACGGCCACGTGCGTGCATCACGGATGCCGGCGGTGCTTCGCGCACCGCGCCGCGAGGATCGTGCGATTCCGCGGCGCGTCACCGAGTCCGGCGACGGTCATTCATGGGCCCGATACACGTGGCATGATGCGCGCATCCGGGTAGGATGGCGGTGCAAGAGGCGGCGTGCGATCCCCCGTCGGGCGGAGCACCCGCCACGACTTCGATGTGTTCTTCACTCTGATATTCTCCGCCCGCCTGCTCTTCCGTTCTCCTGCTCTCCTGACTTCTGACACGGTGAGTTCCGACCATGCGCATCGTCGTGATCATTCCCGCCGCCGGCCGGTCTGAACGCTTCGCCCCCGGCACCATGAAGAACAAACTGGAGCAGGATCTGGGCGGGCGACCCGTGTTCATGCGTTCGCTGGAGGCGCTGTCGAATCGACCGGAGATTTCGACCATTCTCGTGGCGGTGAATCCGGACTCGCTGGACGAGTTCCGCATGCGATGGGGCGACGCGCTGGGACTGCGCGGGGCGAAGGTGGTCGCCGGGGGCCGCCTCGAACGCTGGGAGACGGTGAAGAACGCTCTCGCGCACGTACCGGATGACGCCACGCACGTCGCGGTGCATGATGGGGCCAGACCCTGCCTGAGCGATGATCTCATCACGCGGCTCTTTGAAGCGGCGATGCTGTTCGAGGCGGTCATTCCGGGCGTGCCGGTGCCGGCCACGCTGAAACGCGTGAGCGAGCAGGTCGAATCCGCGGCGCAGGATGACGCCTTGGCCAGCGCCATTCTGGGCGACGCGGGCGCTTCCGGCACGGTGGCTCGCACCGTGGTGGAGACGATCGACCGACGGAACGTCTACGCCATCCAGACGCCGCAGGTGTTCGAGGCGGACCTGCTCAGGCGGGCCTACGCACAGCCCGACCTCGACAGCACGGACGACGCCACGCTGGTGGAGCG includes the following:
- a CDS encoding tyrosine recombinase XerC; the protein is MKTPMRHDQTSQPLPIVQAFLDYLLHERHFSAYTARCYGVDLRQYVDYLAADQKLEIVPEREQYAMTYFSTPQRNGAATNGANPNVVHTVEPASITRCMLRNDVNGIRNFLAFLAEQNYSPATMARKIATLRSFYKWMLRRGLVEANPMLLIRTPKQPKRLPKAIGVEQIERLLAAPDDGSLLGARDRAILETLYSTGIRVSELVGINRADLDEAGEAIIIRGKGKRERIVPLGSHALTAITHYRTMLDGDMLKAGLVPSPTSPLFINKHGGRLSTRSVRRKVTKYLAEAGIDTHISPHTLRHSFATHLLDNGADLRSVQELLGHQSLSTTQVYTHLSTRRLRDAYLDAHPRATG
- a CDS encoding TolB family protein, with amino-acid sequence MPRTNTTIASTVIIGAFALVGCHGAPRATTADPVASPAPPPHPAHDRRVAFAPGTQSDGPSAPRSAAFSVYGERTFQPDGAIGFGDGSSNVSQVTGATDGHAFDPAVDPTGKWLAFASTQHRRTSDIYLQPIGGSTLTQLTNDPAEDMMPCFSPDGKWVAFTSNRAGNFDIYIVPVTGGQPRVITDDPADEVHPSWSPDGKRLVFSRFADQSQRWELWTVEVANPGVRSFLDYGFLPEWSPDPAVNKIVFQRARERGSRLHSIWTIDVIDGQGRNPTEIISAANAALVNPTWSADGRRIVFAAVIDPRQEASSPPAQSELWLVNLDGTGRTALTRGESADFQPVWGPDGRVYFVSNRSGNDNIWAVSTRTAVAGSPPSRESVATVPTNE
- a CDS encoding 2-C-methyl-D-erythritol 4-phosphate cytidylyltransferase produces the protein MRIVVIIPAAGRSERFAPGTMKNKLEQDLGGRPVFMRSLEALSNRPEISTILVAVNPDSLDEFRMRWGDALGLRGAKVVAGGRLERWETVKNALAHVPDDATHVAVHDGARPCLSDDLITRLFEAAMLFEAVIPGVPVPATLKRVSEQVESAAQDDALASAILGDAGASGTVARTVVETIDRRNVYAIQTPQVFEADLLRRAYAQPDLDSTDDATLVERLGVPVRVIEGDALNIKITTEVDLRLARAILQVKPEKERPAHLRF